cttatatttaataataaatttaactataatttaaagataaataaatattaaattttttattattataaatatatttttaaaattgaaataagataaataatccTCCAACCTTCTATTTATTGATCATTATGTTTGTCAAATCCAAAGCCTTAACATCATTTGTTTAAAATTGGGCATGATCGTGGGTCATGTCCATATGGATCatacccccaaaaaaaaaaagaatttaagtcAAGTGGCAGATAGACTCAACCCTTAACATGTCCAAGGATGCAAGTTTTTCACCACCTACCGTCATTTGTTTAAAGAATGGTCAAATTACTAAGTCCCAACCAAACTTTACTAAAATTATTTCCACCCTTTTaagtttacaattttatttttcactaaattattaaatttgttaataaaatctttgagataacaacaataaaaagtattaaactatcatcttttttcaaataaaatgatcaaacttttcttttttatctagAAGATTgaattttctgatttttttccTCCATAATTTAGTCTTTTCTTGTTTcctccataattttttttcctttttcatcttGGTCAAAAATGAGCCAACAGTATTTATTCACCTTTCAACCCAAAATTGCCCACTTCAATCACGTCAGCAAATTAAAGCGGTTGAATATCCACTTATTGAGGATGTTAAAAagcattattatatttatatattattaaatatataattaatatattatcatattattaaaaattatattatttataatttaaaattaattagttagaTATTGCCCTATTCCTAATTTTGTACTTAAAAGCTAATTAGTTGGGCTTTTGATTTGACAATCCATAAATTAAATTCTCTTACAAACCCTTTTTTCccgtttaaaaaattattaaattaaaaaaatcgaAATTTATCATAAGATGAGTTAGGTAatgttttgtcattttatttttttaattaataaaattatatatatttaaaaatatatacatataatattaaaattaaatctgaatcaaatttatttaagcttAGATTTGATCAAGCATGAAACTAATTCGACTCCAATCCTATAtagtattgtttttttttaatttactaaaatatcaaaaataaaaataaattatatacacatatttttaaataaaagataaaataatatataataacatgataacatatcacaTGGTATAACAACATAAATATTAGATTTGTTGTATAAAGTTCCACTCACGGAGCCCTCCAAAGTATTTTTTAACCAATCccttatttatataacataaCAATGGACTCCCTGGAATTCAAACCTGTATTACTGATCACACACATGAAGCAGAAAACAGAGAGAACGACTGCTTTTATTATCGAGAAGGCTTCAGAATTAATGTGCTCATTTGTGGAACTCCAAAACCCAGCTGTTGTATACAGAGCATATAACTTCACACCTGGAAAATCCGGATTCCAAAGCTAATGCCTCAAACTCTTTAACTGTCCTCTCTCTTCCTCCTGGGAGCGCAATCATCATCAAGAGATCTAGGTCGCAGGCAATGTTTGATGAAACATTATTTTCAGGAATCTCAGTAACATTCACTTCTACAACGATTACTTTTCCAGAGTTTGGAAGAGCTTCACAACATTTCTTGAGAATTTTCGAGCAGTCTTCATCACCCCAATCATGTAGAACTGTCTGCAAATAACTTTCATCTATGTGTATCAGCAAAACAACCACACACTGGCATACACACGCACACATGAAGATTAAGCGATTTAACGCAGCACGTACCTTTAAGAAAATGGCGTCACCTTTTGGAATATTTGTGAACATATCTCCTCCAACATGCTCAACACCTACACAGCGCCAACATCTTATTATCATCTGATATACAAATAAAGAAAGggttgttgaaattttttatgtggaCATACGTTGATTATacttttatttgataaaaatataaccaGGGAAATATATGATCCAATAGCAGTTTTTCATGGGTATCATGTGATCTTATTGTAAAGGTCAATTACACTTCATATACATAGTCCGCGAAggttaattgatttttaatgaaaaagtctaataaacttattataattaaaggGCTACGTCATTCCAAAACACAGAAACAATATAGTATCTCATCCAAAAATGcttgtattttgttttggatGTTACTGGGAAAGAAGAACAATTCATAGATTGATAGTCAATCAAAAAGGttgttatataaaatcaatttctcCTTCAAATGACTCGATTAggtttatctaaaattttatcaattcaattataatattttataacctTATGGATGAGATTATTGGAATTGATTAGAAATTATAGTGTTGAAAATTGCTTtaggaaatttatttttgtctacaAGGGTAGCCATAAACGAGTAGAATTAGGAACATATACCTGATATTGGAGGTGCATGAGCTACAACATGTGGTAAATCAAAGTTTATGCCTTTAATGTAAGGATACTTAGAAGTGATGGTGCCAAGACTAGCACCAATTCCACCACCCACGTCTACTAATACTTTGACGCCTTCGAATCCTTTGTAAACATCAACCATCTTCTTCATGATCAAGGTAGTGTTGTTTGACATTGCTTTGTTAAATAACTGGTGATGGATTGGATCCTTTTCCATGTATTCAAAAGCAGATTTTATTCCATATGCCCTATTGATAGGGCTTCCACCTTCAAGCACGGTATCAGTTAGATGATACCTGAAAAACATATTcaattatccaaattttaactcGACTCTCAAACAAagcaattattaaattttagatttcaaaaatGAAATGTACCAGACATCCATGACGGCCTTGTTGTGTTGAAACTGCAACAAACTAGCAACCGAGCCTCCATCTTCATTGTTCACAAAGAACTTACAAATGGGTGCAACACCGTACAATCTTTTAACTTGTCCATTCTCTTCTCTTCTAACCGAGCATTTGAGTATATCATAGCTAGCCAAGAGTCGTAGCATGCGGTCGAGCAAAACGGGAGCGTCAGGGTTCTTGGTGGGGAGCATACTTGCGATGTCGGAAGGTGAAAGGAAAACGCCATCACCAGAGGCAAAGATGATGTCTATGAGATTAAGCTCGATGGCTGATTTCATCACCATGGGAAGGACCGCGGCGTTTGCTAACCTGATGGCTAGCTTGCCCACTTCTTGTTCCTGCGACACGGCCATTCAAGTTTGAAGATATGTAATTGGAAATCTCTTCACTTGATATCATAAGATATCGATctacattcatatatatactaCTTGCGTATGGgaatatatgcattaaatgCATACAACTTAATAGACTAATTTACATGCATTCAAAGAGTCAACactattgaataaattatttagtcTGGTCATAACTGTTGGCATACAGTAATAGGCATTGTGTTACATGGATGTTACCATTCGAAGGATAACGAATCTAGAACGTGAAGACTATCGAGTAAATTGTTGAGTTTAGTTGTaactcaataaattttttaggcatcacaaaattaattattcaaaagcAGAAATTTGGAAAACTCTGGTGGaactaagatttttataaaagaGAGGTCTTTGCATAGGCAGGTTTAGAGTCGAATTGATTCAAGATTAATTTTAAGTTCGAttcaaatgagtcaaactcgaattagAATTCTAACTCTGGAGTGGCTCATTTTTCTCTTGTGAAAAGCATTGTctgatattattcaatttgttaatattatttaatttttataataatattatttatcctaCCGATAACGTCGATTggaaattttgacaaaaatcaATGTACAGTGCGTCACAAGATTTTATTATTCCAAGGACAAGATTTTAGAAAGTGAAACCACGTGGAGGGAATTATTGAGTTTCGCTCGTAAATGTTTGACCAAAGACAGAAATTTGGAAACTGTGAGTAATTGGATTTCGAGAACACCACGTCACATTATTTAATTGTTCCAAGTATATTTAGAAAGTTATATTTAACAATTTGAGATAGACGTTTGCACAAGTCAAAACACAATCCACGACATTTACAACTTCTCAATTCTCAATTCATACTATTGACAATCTAATTTCCAAACTCCATACTTCACTCATCTCACATTATTAAGAATCCCCTTTTAATTCTGAATGGCTTTCATCCATTGAACGATGTTCCAAGTCAGCATTCTAACCAGTTGAATCAATTGTAGTCATTTGTGGAACTCCAAAACCCAGCTGCTGTATAAGGAGCATATGACTTCACAGCTGGAAAATCCGGATTTCATGATCAAGATAGTGGAGTTTTACATAGCCTGATTGAACACCGGGTTAAACCTTTGATCCGTTTCCGGGTATTCATACGCCTGTTGAACAGAATTCTCAAGAGTTAGGCAATCAACAAATGTACTAAAGCCTGGTTTAGACACAGGATTAGTGCTGGATTATGGCCATTGCTTGGAAATTAAAGGTTTTATGCTTTTATTTCATCCAATAAAGCAGAATTTCTACACTGAACTCAACGTTGCTTCACTGCAAATTCTAATACTGAAATTACTTTAGACAATCAAAAATAGCTTCTTGATCACTAACACAAGCAATCAACACATGGTACTAGAGACTGGGACTTCTGTTCAGTATTCCGAAGATTTAAGTATTAGCTTTTGCGGAACTCCATAACCCAGCTGTTGTATGCATTGCATATGACTTCACAGCCAGAAAATCCAGATCTCACAGCTAATGCCTCGAACTCCTGTTGAGTCCTCTCTTTTCCTCCTGGGTTCTGAGCCAGCATAAAAAGATCTTGCTCAAACACAAtatgtgatgacacattattCACAGGAGTCACAGGAAGAATTGATTCCACGATGATCACTTTGCCAGAGTTTGGAAGAGCTTCATAACAATTCTTGAGAAGTTTCAAGCAATGTTCATCACTCCAGTCGTGTAGTATCCACTGCAAATTTCAATCCATTATACAAAGAAACAACTGGAAAGAAATTTCCGTCTCACCAGGTTAACATCAAGGACAAAAGGTTACCTTCATGAAAATGGCATCCCCTTTCGGAACGCTTACAAACATATCCCCACCCACATGTTCTACACCTGCACCACACCACCAGAAACCTTTCAGTTTGTCATAATATATACTCTCAGCCCATTTCTGTATGATTTTTGGAGCATCATTTACAGAACACAAACATCAAGAGAATTCTTGTATTATCATTGACCACTGGATTTTAATCAGAATGACTGATTTAATGAtaatatctaaattgtataccaTCTCCCATTTGATGCATTATGAAAGATCCTGTTTATTAAAAGATGTAGACTGTAACTAAAACTGGTACCTGAATACGAGGGTGCATCAGCTAAAACATGAggtaaatcaaaattaatgccTTTAATGTGAGGAAACTTAGAAGTGATGATATTAAGAGCGACACCAATTCCACCTCCAACATCAACCAGCACTTTCAACCCTTCAAATCCTTTGTAAATATCAAGAATTTTCTTAATGATTAAGGTAGTGTGGTTCGACATAGCCTGATTAAACACCCAGTTGAACCTTTGATCTGTAGCCGGGTATTCAAATGCATTCATCCCATATGCCCTGTCGAACGGGATTCCCCCTTCTAGTATAACATCATTCAAGTGAAACCTGATAACCaaattaaatcaacaaaatgtCCTGAATTTGCCACTACgtataaaataaaaagctttaatctaatttaatttacatcaatcatttgaaattGCTAATTATCTGTTTATTAGGAGTTATCAGCGCATTTTGTTGCACATAAGGGAACAAGTTGAGGAGTCAAAATGACAGAGTTTCTGTGaatttaataatctaataatgtatatgcataaATGCTAAGGCTTAATCGAAATTCGCTTCTGTAACAATTTTgatgcaaaaaaataattaatttaaaataattgaaaaaaagaatgtACCAGCTCTCCATGAAAACCTTGTCATGGTGTAACAAGAACAAAGGAGCAACGGAGCCTCCATCTGGATTCTTAACAAGAAACTTGCAAATGGGTGCGGCACCATACACTCTCTCAACTTCGCCATTCTCTCCGGTTCTGACGGAGCACTTGAGTACATCGTAGCTGGCCAAGAGCCGTAGCATACGATCGAGCAAGACGGGTGCGTCGGGGTTGTTGGTAGCAATCCTGGTGGCGATCTCCGAAGTCGAGAGGAAGACACCGTCGGTAGAGGCGGCGATGATGTCAATTAGGTTGAGCTCGAGGGCTGATTTGAGGACCATGGGAAGAACCACGGCATTTGCTAACCTGATGGCTAGCTTGCCCACTTCTTCTTCCTCTCGAGCGTGCGACATTTTGTTTAGTGATTAAAGCGGAAGGAGATGTAACAGTGAAGATGAGAACCAGTGGCGATGGTAACAATTTACTCCTGCTTCGTTCAAGTAAAGGCAGATCTACAGGTTCCAACCAACCCTTCAAACATAACATGACTTCCTTTACTTAGTtgactcaaaattttttatattaatataataaggttaattatttttacatccttttattaaattattaataaaataaaaatacttttttgcCAATTTTACAGagtatatgtatcatataataggatataatatgatataagtgaaaaatatatatattatgaaatacatcaaattaatacgatatagtaGATGTATCATTCCAATATGATACGTATCTTACGTATGATACGTATTATCAATATagatcgatatattttttaaaagaaatggtAATATAATATaggtatatatgaaaatttttaaaatttcaaaggtaTTTGTGATGTCTTCtaaaatgatgacatattaattatatatttttattattttattattttattttttaaaaattatatcatatcatacgatacgatacTTAATATACcatacaaaaaattaagttttcgatATACGATACGATACGTAATTCAACTACCATGTGCAACTCTTCTTTCACATCTTCGCATGTCTTCACTTCacctttattttgtattttcttttaaactaaatcTTTCTTCACTCGATTTTCTTAAGTTTgagttcatttgatttttttaagctcgagtttgatATTGATTAACTCAATAAATTTGCAaactcataattcaatttaaataaaatgttaataaatttttaaaagtttaaaatattatactttaactcttataattttttctagttttaaatattgagagtaattaataaatatataaatgaagggagtttaaatatatttctttttttataaattaagggtaaaatataatttttgaactacttaacaaaattgagtttattACATAGTATATCATATCTCTATCTCCTTGCAAGCAAGCAATCAACAACCAATTAACTAGAAATTTTCTCTCAAatcttataaaattaacaaatattattgGCGGTCATATATATCTACGATCAACCTGACTGTGATGagtatacaaaatatttcatcaattttttaaatttaaaattatttaattacattaaaatatataacaagttaataataaaaataagtaagtataatattttttgttgtatAAGTATCtttgtataaacaaaaaagaaatgagatttaAGAAGGACGTTCAGAATCACCTTAAATTCAacctaacattttaaaaataaaggaaagacAAGAACAACGCCAAAAGACACCAAACAAAAACTAGGGCAAACAAAAAACACACCCAAAAGAATCATCTTTTTAGAGCCGCTCAAAGTTTGAACATTCcatttatttatcaaaactAGAAAATTGGCAGTCGTAGCACGAAACAAGATAGTGTATGGTGATTAGTGCATAAACATTCGATGTTAGGCCACTTCTGATTGGGGAAAATGGCCCAATTCCATTGTTACAACAGAAGACTAACTAGGAAAATTAGATCAATCACCGTcttttttgggtataattacttttttttaatcttatatatataattattttttttattatataaatatagtaactttttaaattaactttatctttaaaagaaaacaattataagATTTAGAATTGACTGGATGAGTTAACCAGATAAATTGGTCGGTTGGCTATGGCCTACCGGCCAAACATCCGGACAACCATCCGACAAACCATTTGaccaatcttttttttatatttttatcttattttatcttatattttagtCTTAATTGGGTGAGTGAGTGAGGTTTATGTCTTGATTAGATGAGTTTATGTTTGGTGAGATGAGTCttgattatatgaataataatctctggatattttagatattttatgttttaagttatatatgtataattaatatctcatcTTTTTTTCTATCTTTCTGAAAATATTTGGTATTTCCAAAATCGAAAGAGTAATCAGTAATGTTTCATTatcttttaaagtaaaaaatatttctatcaAAAACACTGTTTTTTTCAACAATCGAAtgaatacattaaaattattttctttttttcgtATATTTAATGGTAGATAgataatgaagatgaaattgaaatcCCACTCCAAATGAAAAATGGTTAGTGATTATTTGATATTCCCACTTCTGCCCATCAATACCAAAATCTCAAGCAAATAATGTTTACTAAGACATCATACAGTGGGAACCACTATGACCTAATTCCATTTGGTTTTGTTCAACTTTCGTCTTGTTGCCAGTTGGGAACTTTGTCTCGTTGTTTGCTCTCTCTCCTTATCGGCTTCATTTCTTCAACCTCTTCTTTCTCCTCTAACATATTTAACTTTAGTTTGGTATCATTGAACTTTGCTGCGCAGCTTCTAAACACGAATTTGTCTGAGCTGGTCAACAAGCATAAGCAAACTAGTCAATTCAGTGTTGTTTGAAGCCATGAACTATTACTTAATATTAAGAAATTCATCTAACTTCAACAAAACTCTATCTATCTCATGGCTCCAAAATCAACACTATGCTTCGTAGCCACCCTCTCTTAGCTACCAAAAGTTGCCTTGTGGCATCCATCAGCGGGTTTAAGATTGGGGAGGGGGATGTTGATAAATATGGGAAGGTTATTGTCCATAGCGTGCAAGGTTTCTTATCTACTTTTCATACTCTTCATAATCCTTGGCGTGGAAGGTTATTGTTCATGGCGTGAAGGTTTGTCTTATCTCCTacccaaaaccctaaataattattaaatatgtacCTATTTATTATGGTGTTCATTGATTCATCGTATTTCAATTACCTTCTCCTGTATAATGAGTGGACTTAATTggtcaaaaatatttttaagtacatTTGTATTAACATGGACCTCACgaatcctatatatatatatttacttttcaACAATCCATAAATTGATTCAGCTTCCTTAAATTGTCCTTTGTAAGACTTTTTATCAtgcaatttaaaaatattaataatttctttaaaaaaaaattgtcggCAAAATtcttaataagatttttttacgATCTTACCCCTATTATAAAAGCCCTTTCCTTATATTCCCCTGCTTCTTTTTTCACTCTTTGTAAAATCATTTTCACCATCCTTTTTTACCAAGATAAAACTAATTAAGGCTAAGTGAATGTGTTATTTATAAgaccaaaaaacttattcccatctaaaaggtattgttttctttattttcatcatttaattttaaaaaaactcttttacactaatgaattattaaatttattagttttaaaaacaaaatcgtcattttacatataatattaaaaataaacaaaaattgtatcttcttttttgtcataaaaactaaccatttcttTATTAtgcaaacttttaaaaaattacatttttttcttaaagtcttaattttaataactaattattttcttcaatattaTCACTAATAATCCCTCTCTATTGACggttcatcttttttttttatagtctCCTTTTACATCTCTTTTCCCTCTGATGACATGCAATGCTTCTCTAATAACACGAATCATCCTTCTAAACTTTGCCTAAAAAAACAATCATACTTCTTATGGAGCAATGAAGGTGTGGTGGCTTAGCTATTTTATTGGGTGAATTCATAAGTTTTTGTCGTACTACGTTCTGATTCCATCATAAATATCAAAAGCCGATTTTAAGGGGACCGACCATCcattagggtgcgtttggttgacggTTTTTAAgtttactttggtaatctatcttttattctcttgtttggtttatcagtaataaaatattacagtaatcttctattaccaatgcggacgtagcaggtaatataggtggtaatctgattatcaccttcaccttaggtatttaaagattactggggtaatcttgagtttattatagaaaaattattatttattaattttttgaaataaaaataaatttatttttaattaatatgacaaataatataaaaaatgtttaaaaataattatatttaaagacatttaagcaaaataatttactagtaatcttttattacttttaaccaaacacaataattatttatacctatcaaattttatcaa
This is a stretch of genomic DNA from Mangifera indica cultivar Alphonso chromosome 11, CATAS_Mindica_2.1, whole genome shotgun sequence. It encodes these proteins:
- the LOC123229057 gene encoding caffeic acid 3-O-methyltransferase-like — translated: MAVSQEQEVGKLAIRLANAAVLPMVMKSAIELNLIDIIFASGDGVFLSPSDIASMLPTKNPDAPVLLDRMLRLLASYDILKCSVRREENGQVKRLYGVAPICKFFVNNEDGGSVASLLQFQHNKAVMDVWYHLTDTVLEGGSPINRAYGIKSAFEYMEKDPIHHQLFNKAMSNNTTLIMKKMVDVYKGFEGVKVLVDVGGGIGASLGTITSKYPYIKGINFDLPHVVAHAPPISGVEHVGGDMFTNIPKGDAIFLKTVLHDWGDEDCSKILKKCCEALPNSGKVIVVEVNVTEIPENNVSSNIACDLDLLMMIALPGGRERTVKEFEALALESGFSRCEVICSVYNSWVLEFHK
- the LOC123228814 gene encoding caffeic acid 3-O-methyltransferase-like encodes the protein MSHAREEEEVGKLAIRLANAVVLPMVLKSALELNLIDIIAASTDGVFLSTSEIATRIATNNPDAPVLLDRMLRLLASYDVLKCSVRTGENGEVERVYGAAPICKFLVKNPDGGSVAPLFLLHHDKVFMESWFHLNDVILEGGIPFDRAYGMNAFEYPATDQRFNWVFNQAMSNHTTLIIKKILDIYKGFEGLKVLVDVGGGIGVALNIITSKFPHIKGINFDLPHVLADAPSYSGVEHVGGDMFVSVPKGDAIFMKWILHDWSDEHCLKLLKNCYEALPNSGKVIIVESILPVTPVNNVSSHIVFEQDLFMLAQNPGGKERTQQEFEALAVRSGFSGCEVICNAYNSWVMEFRKS